Part of the Falco cherrug isolate bFalChe1 chromosome 1, bFalChe1.pri, whole genome shotgun sequence genome, AGGGAAAAAGTTGGGAAAGTGGTTCCCTGTGGCTGCCTTCTGATCTTGCAAGTGGTTTCTTTCCCTTGAGCAATGCTCGGGGTGGAAGCTGGCCCCGttgggcaggagggggctgggcagggggctggcaggacCCCCCACTGCCACCCAGCCAGCCTCCACAGCTGGGCGAGCAGGGCCTGCCTTGGCGATTGTTTGTTTGTGCGTGCTCTTGTCCAGGGGAAATGATGGTTTTTCTGGATTGCATCAGCTTGGCCTGGGAGGAGAGGCGATgcggggcgaggggagggggtgggagaaGCCGGGCGCAGGGCAAGCGCCGGGGATGCTGTGCCAAGccctgggtgggtgggtgggtggctgCGATGAGTGGTGCATGGCTGGGTGCCCTCCAACTTCCAAAAtaagcagggaggggagaaaaacagaaggaaagtgaGTCACCTGGCCGCCTCTTACTCTGTGACTgcagaagggaggaggagggggggggctgGAAATCCTAAATTTGCGGCCGCTCTTGCGGCAGGAGTAGAAAGCAGTAAGCAAagctgccctggcaggcagcgACGGGGCCCTCGCCGAAAGCACCCCGGGGACCGGACGGGTGCCCTTGCAGGGACAGACAGAGTGGGGAGGGCAAGGGCCAGACCCTGCCGTGCCTCTTGCACCTCTTGTTTGGCCACCAATGCAATCtaggggggcagggggagaggaagaggggggCAACAACTGGCATGTGCCCCAGATTGGGGGTTCAACATTTGGGGGGATTGCATTGCTGTTCGGGGGGGATCCAGGGGAAAGGTTTGGGCTACTGTTAAtgccatgggggggggggggagctgctaATGCCCCCCCAAGCTGCAACTGACCTCTCACCCCATCCGTGTCCCCCCCAGGCTGTTGAACGAGAGTGAGAAACGTCCCTTCGTGGAGGAGGCCGAGCGGCTGCGGGTGCAGCACAAGAAGGACCATCCCGACTACAAGTATCAGCCGCGGCGGAGAAAGTCGGTGAAGAATGGGCAGTCGGAGCAGGAGGAAGGCTCCGAGCAAACCCACATCTCCCCCAACGCCATCTTCAAGGCGCTGCAGGCGGACTCCCCGCAGTCGTCCTCCAGCATCAGCGAGGTGCACTCCCCCGGGGAGCACTCGGGTAGGTGTTCagggggtgctgtggggcaggggcgTAAGTCGCGGCTACCTAAGGAGGGTCGCATCCCAAACCAGGGGAAATTGGGATGAGGTAAGAGGCGGTGGGGAAGGCGAGAGACCCAGAAACATGGTGAGAAGGGGATGGCTGCACCGCGggaggggcagagctgcccacaAGCCTTGCCTGCAGCACGGGCACACCAATGCTCACCCCTGTGTGCCAGCCCCTACAGCCACCTCCACCCCCTCTGTCCATGAGAAATGCAAACCCgtatttaacaggaaaaaaaaaatggaacagaagACAGCCCCACTTTTGCAGCTGAGGTCTGAAGGTTGGATTATTTAACCCCACGCGATACATCGGTGCTGATGGGGCTCGTATCTGTGCTCCTCGCACCTGAGGATGTTTGTGTTACCCTACACAACCGCTTTCCAAAGCAAATGCGCTGTTATCCAGCCGGGTTAACTAACCACAGACCGTGGGTTAACTATTAATGGCCTTACCGTGTCCGGCAGCACCCCCCACCTCAGGGAGCTGTGGGCACAGGGGTGCCCAGCCACAACACCCCCTTCATGCCCGtgccctttccttcctcccgCAGGGCAATCGCAGGgcccccccacgccccccaccacccccaagaCGGACGCGCAGCCGGGCAAGCAGGACCTGAAGCGGGAGGGTCGCCCTCTGCAAGAAGGTGGCCGGCAGCCGCCCCACATCGACTTCCGAGATGTGGACATCGGCGAACTCAGCAGCGACGTCATCTCCAACATCGAGACCTTTGACGTCAATGAGTTTGACCAATACCTACCCCCCAACGGCCACCCGGGGGTCCCGGCCACCCACGGGCAGCCTGGCCAGGTCACCTACACGGGCAGCTACGGCATCAGCAGCACGTCGGGCTCGCCCGCTGGGGCTGGCCACGTCTGGATGTCgaagcagcagccacagccgccgcagcccccgccgcagccccagCCGCAGGCACAGCATGGGCTGCCGGCGCTGAGCGGTGAGCAGGGCCAGGCGCAGCAGAGGACGCACATCAAGAcggagcagctcagccccagccactacagcgagcagcagcagcactcccCCCAGCAGATCAACTACAGCTCCTTCAACCTCCAGCACTACAGCTCCTCCTACCCCACCATCACCCGCTCCCAATACGACTACACCGACCACCAGAACTCCAGCTCCTACTACAGCCACGCCGCCggccagagcagcagcctctACTCCACCTTCACCTACATGAACCCCACGCAGCGCCCCATGTACACCCCCATTGCAGACACTTCTGGGGTCCCCTCCATTCCCCAGACCCACAGCCCACAGCACTGGGAACAGCCCGTCTACACACAGCTCACCAGACCCTAAAGCCATTaaacaaaaagtaagaaaaaaaagaagaaaaagaagtaattaaaaaaaaaaaaaaaacaaaaaaaaaaaaaaaagaagcaagaagaaTGGAAAACTTCTGCagactttttccttcttt contains:
- the SOX9 gene encoding transcription factor SOX-9, which encodes MNLLDPFMKMTEEQDKCISDAPSPTMSDDSAGSPCPSGSGSDTENTRPQENTFPKGDPDLKKESDEDKFPVCIREAVSQVLKGYDWTLVPMPVRVNGSSKNKPHVKRPMNAFMVWAQAARRKLADQYPHLHNAELSKTLGKLWRLLNESEKRPFVEEAERLRVQHKKDHPDYKYQPRRRKSVKNGQSEQEEGSEQTHISPNAIFKALQADSPQSSSSISEVHSPGEHSGQSQGPPTPPTTPKTDAQPGKQDLKREGRPLQEGGRQPPHIDFRDVDIGELSSDVISNIETFDVNEFDQYLPPNGHPGVPATHGQPGQVTYTGSYGISSTSGSPAGAGHVWMSKQQPQPPQPPPQPQPQAQHGLPALSGEQGQAQQRTHIKTEQLSPSHYSEQQQHSPQQINYSSFNLQHYSSSYPTITRSQYDYTDHQNSSSYYSHAAGQSSSLYSTFTYMNPTQRPMYTPIADTSGVPSIPQTHSPQHWEQPVYTQLTRP